A genomic region of Alphaproteobacteria bacterium contains the following coding sequences:
- the phaZ gene encoding polyhydroxyalkanoate depolymerase gives MYENMRALIAPWRMAAEAGQYMLNHPMLPSSYTRMGRSWAAGLEIFERVTRQYRKPEFGLKTTEVDGETVEIVEDVLTDRNKPFCRLLHFQRLVERNDPRVLIVAPMSGHYATLLRGTVEAMLPDHDVFITDWVNANTVPVFRGKFDLEDYITYVMDYIRLLGPDVHVVAVCQPAVPVLCAAALLAQMNDPHQPRSMTLMGGPIDASAAETEVTQLADKHPIEWFRDHLVSRVPVNYPGATREVYPGYIQLSSFMLMNLGRHMKAHEEYFQHLIRGDGESAERHRTFYDEYLAVMDVTGEFYLQTVDRVFIEKSLPNGTFKWRHMTVDPAAITKTALLTIEGELDDISAPGQTVAAHAMCSGLPEDKKQHHLQEKVGHYGIFNGGTWRNAIYPIVRSFIKQHN, from the coding sequence ATGTACGAAAACATGCGCGCACTGATCGCACCGTGGCGCATGGCGGCCGAAGCCGGCCAATATATGCTCAACCACCCCATGCTGCCCTCGTCATACACGCGCATGGGCCGCAGCTGGGCGGCGGGGCTTGAGATATTCGAGCGCGTCACGCGCCAGTACCGCAAACCGGAATTCGGCCTCAAGACCACCGAGGTCGATGGCGAAACGGTCGAAATCGTCGAAGATGTCCTGACCGATCGTAACAAACCTTTCTGCCGCCTCCTTCATTTCCAAAGGCTTGTTGAGCGCAACGATCCGCGCGTACTGATCGTGGCGCCGATGTCCGGCCACTATGCCACGCTTCTGCGCGGCACGGTTGAAGCCATGCTGCCGGACCATGATGTATTCATCACCGATTGGGTCAATGCCAACACCGTGCCCGTATTCCGCGGCAAGTTCGATCTCGAAGATTACATAACCTATGTGATGGACTATATCCGCCTGCTCGGTCCCGATGTGCATGTCGTGGCCGTGTGCCAGCCCGCCGTGCCGGTGCTGTGCGCCGCCGCGCTGCTGGCGCAGATGAACGACCCCCACCAGCCCCGCAGCATGACGCTGATGGGCGGCCCGATTGATGCCAGCGCCGCCGAAACCGAAGTGACGCAGCTCGCCGATAAGCATCCGATCGAATGGTTCCGCGACCATCTGGTCTCCCGCGTGCCGGTCAACTACCCCGGTGCGACGCGCGAAGTTTATCCCGGCTATATCCAGCTCAGCAGCTTCATGCTCATGAATCTCGGCCGCCATATGAAGGCGCACGAAGAATACTTCCAGCACCTGATCCGCGGTGACGGCGAGAGCGCCGAACGCCACCGTACGTTCTACGATGAATATCTTGCGGTCATGGATGTCACGGGCGAATTCTACCTGCAAACGGTCGATCGCGTGTTCATCGAAAAATCATTGCCGAACGGCACGTTCAAATGGCGACACATGACCGTTGACCCCGCCGCAATCACGAAAACCGCGCTGCTGACTATTGAAGGCGAGCTTGATGACATCTCTGCCCCCGGCCAGACTGTGGCGGCACACGCGATGTGTTCGGGCCTCCCTGAAGACAAAAAGCAGCATCATTTGCAGGAAAAGGTCGGCCATTACGGCATCTTCAACGGCGGCACGTGGCGCAACGCCATCTACCCGATCGTGCGCAGCTTCATCAAGCAGCATAACTAG
- a CDS encoding SAM-dependent methyltransferase — protein MQDALVFLSRLSRRPDRIGAIAPSGPVLGRFMAREIDPALPGLVVELGGGTGGITRTLLAQGVEASNLVIIERDRHLHAYLKDTFPQVGKILRGHAASLRSLLGHGGQVPPVKAVISGLPLLNMRPAMRARILAEAFSCLVPGGAFIQFTYGLFCPVPTAILKKLGLRARIIRRVWLNFPPSAIWRFEKLT, from the coding sequence ATGCAGGATGCGCTTGTTTTTCTCTCGCGGCTGTCGCGGCGGCCCGACCGCATAGGCGCGATCGCACCCAGCGGCCCCGTGCTCGGCCGCTTTATGGCGCGGGAGATTGATCCGGCGTTGCCGGGATTGGTTGTCGAGCTTGGCGGCGGCACCGGCGGCATCACGCGCACGCTGCTTGCGCAAGGCGTGGAAGCAAGCAACCTCGTTATCATTGAGCGGGACAGGCACCTGCACGCCTATCTGAAAGATACGTTCCCGCAGGTAGGAAAAATTTTGCGCGGGCACGCCGCATCGCTGCGCTCCCTGCTTGGGCACGGCGGGCAAGTACCGCCGGTCAAGGCGGTCATTTCCGGGCTGCCCCTGCTTAACATGCGCCCTGCCATGCGCGCCCGCATCCTCGCAGAGGCGTTTTCCTGCCTCGTGCCGGGCGGCGCTTTCATACAATTCACCTATGGCCTGTTCTGCCCGGTACCGACCGCAATCCTGAAAAAGCTCGGGCTCAGGGCCCGGATTATCCGCCGGGTGTGGCTGAACTTCCCGCCAAGCGCCATATGGCGCTTCGAAAAATTGACATAA
- a CDS encoding glycosyltransferase family 9 protein — protein sequence MAAPRVLYIASNRIGDGILSTGVLQRMAETMPDARFTVACGPLCVSLFEKAPRIDAVISLKKQRYNMHWVKLWRLCAATHWDLIVDLRNSIVTRLLRARRKAYRAGGGEEHKVVQNAAVAGFDPPPSPHIWLTTDDRLRAHHMMPPHAATVALGPAANWAAKQWPAEKFAELVARLRAPGGLFPDAHVLILAAASEREQIKTVCEAVPDDRRIELIGGELRVAAACLQACKLFIGNDSGLMHLAAAIGTPTLGLFGPGYEKMYGPWGKHTAVVRTPESAAELWARLPYPGASEPNLMNSLAVETVEQATKHLLLKIRQ from the coding sequence GTGGCAGCGCCACGCGTCTTATATATTGCATCCAACCGTATCGGTGACGGGATTTTATCGACCGGCGTGCTGCAGCGCATGGCCGAAACCATGCCGGATGCGCGTTTTACAGTGGCTTGCGGGCCGCTATGCGTATCGCTTTTCGAAAAGGCGCCGCGTATCGATGCCGTGATCAGCCTTAAAAAGCAACGCTACAACATGCACTGGGTGAAGTTGTGGCGTTTGTGCGCGGCGACACACTGGGATCTGATTGTCGATTTGCGCAACAGCATCGTCACGCGTTTGTTGCGCGCGCGGCGCAAGGCATACCGTGCGGGCGGCGGCGAGGAACACAAGGTTGTGCAAAACGCGGCCGTCGCCGGTTTCGACCCACCGCCCTCGCCGCATATCTGGCTGACGACCGACGACCGGTTGCGCGCACACCATATGATGCCGCCGCATGCGGCGACCGTTGCGCTCGGCCCCGCCGCCAATTGGGCGGCCAAGCAATGGCCGGCGGAAAAGTTTGCAGAACTTGTCGCGCGCTTGCGCGCGCCGGGCGGGCTTTTTCCGGATGCCCATGTGTTGATCCTTGCCGCGGCATCGGAACGCGAACAGATCAAGACGGTTTGTGAAGCCGTGCCGGACGACAGGCGCATCGAGCTGATCGGCGGCGAATTGCGCGTCGCTGCCGCCTGCCTGCAGGCGTGCAAGCTTTTTATCGGCAACGATTCTGGCTTGATGCATCTGGCGGCTGCCATTGGCACGCCGACGCTGGGGCTTTTCGGGCCCGGCTATGAAAAAATGTACGGGCCATGGGGCAAACATACGGCCGTTGTGCGCACGCCGGAAAGCGCGGCCGAGCTTTGGGCGCGTTTGCCATACCCCGGCGCTTCCGAACCCAACTTGATGAACAGCCTTGCCGTGGAAACCGTGGAACAGGCCACAAAGCATCTTTTGTTAAAGATACGTCAATGA